The following are encoded together in the Triticum dicoccoides isolate Atlit2015 ecotype Zavitan chromosome 6B, WEW_v2.0, whole genome shotgun sequence genome:
- the LOC119320173 gene encoding FGGY carbohydrate kinase domain-containing protein-like isoform X2, giving the protein MSRGGVFLGVDVGTGSARAGIFDDKAIVNGYLARSVCCCKICVLVVAVGADGSPVSVSWNGDSRRDIIVWMDHRALDQTERINSHSSPVLQFYGGSVSPEMQAPKLLWVKENLQKTWSMVYRWMDLGNWLTYRATGDETRSLSHMEQWRESNPRGMDEVFWAEIGLGDLYEGSQAKIGHSVVFPGHPLGSGLTPTSAKELGLLTGTPVGTSLIDAYAGGLGVMESMPDAELKADMFDEEAICHRMVLVCGTSTCHMVVSKNKLFIPGVWGPFLSAMIPEFWLTECGQSATGALLDYIVQNHAAAPLLANQAASQSMSIYELMNKILLSMAHEQNMPFLSALSQDTNVLPDFHGNRSPVADPKSKGVICGLTLDTSEKHLALLYLATIQGIAYGTRHIVEHCNAHGHKIDTLLACGGLAKNSLYIQEHADITGCPIILPRENENVLLGAAILGGVAAKKFAGVRDAMKALNAAGKVVRPSSDPRVKKYHDAKYKIFRSLYEQQLSHRSTMAQALH; this is encoded by the exons ATGTCCCGCGGTGGCGTCTTCCTCGGCGTCGACGTCGGCACCGGCAGCGCTCGTGCAG GAATCTTCGATGACAAGG CAATCGTCAACGGATATCTGGCACGCAGTGTGTGCTGCTGTAAAATCTGCGTGCTCGTTG TTGCTGTGGGTGCTGATGGTTCCCCTGTCTCGGTTTCTTGGAATGGTGATTCAAGAAGGGACATCATCGTGTGGATGGACCATAGGGCTCTCGACCAGACTGAACGAATTAATTCTCACAGTTCACCGGTATTGCAATTTTATGGTGGGAGTGTCTCCCCTGAAATGCAAGCTCCAAAG CTTTTATGGGTAAAGGAAAATCTGCAAAAAACTTGGTCTATGGTATATAGGTGGATGGACCTCGGCAACTGGTTAACATATAG GGCAACTGGTGATGAAACCCGCAGCTTATCACACATGGAACAGTGGAGGGAATCAAATCCACGTGGTATGGATGAAGTCTTTTGGGCAGAAATAGGTTTGGGAGACCTTTATGAAGGGAGCCAGGCAAAAATAG GACACTCCGTTGTGTTTCCTGGTCATCCTCTAGGTTCTGGTTTGACACCTACTTCTGCAAAG GAGTTAGGCTTGCTTACTGGGACTCCTGTTGGAACTTCGCTTATTGATGCTTATGCCGGGGGTCTTGGAGTCATGGAAAGTATGCCAGATGCAGAATTGAAAGCTGACA TGTTTGATGAAGAAGCAATATGCCATCGCATGGTCTTGGTTTGCGGAACATCTACATGCCACATGGTTGTTTCAAAGAATAAGCTATTTATCCCTGGTGTCTGGGGACCGTTTTTGTCTG CGATGATACCTGAGTTTTGGCTCACGGAATGTGGCCAAAGTGCAACTGGTGCTTTACTTGATTACATTGTTCAAAACCATGCTGCGGCTCCCCTTCTGGCTAATCAAGCTGCTTCTCAAA GTATGTCCATTTATGAGTTGATGAACAAGATATTGCTTTCGATGGCACATGAACAGAATATGCCTTTTCTTTCTGCCTTGAGTCAGGACACCAATGTCCTTCCAGATTTTCATGGAAATCG GTCCCCTGTGGCTGATCCAAAATCTAAAGGGGTGATTTGTGGCTTGACACTTGATACAAGTGAAAAACATTTGGCGCTTCTGTACCTAGCAACAATTCAAGGCATTGCTTATGGTACTCGTCATATTGTGGAGCATTGTAATGCTCACGGGCACAAG ATCGACACCCTTCTTGCGTGTGGCGGACTTGCAAAGAACTCCTTGTATATCCAAGAACATGCAGATATCACGG GTTGTCCAATAATACTGCCTAGAGAAAACGAGAATGTGCTTCTGGGTGCTGCtattctgggtggtgttgctgcaaAGAAGTTTGCTGGTGTTCGTGACGCAATGAAAGCACTGAATGCAGCGGGGAAG GTTGTGCGCCCGTCTTCGGATCCTAGGGTGAAGAAATACCATGACGCCAAGTATAAGATATTTAGGTCCCTGTATGAGCAACAGCTCTCCCATCGCTCAACCATGGCGCAGGCATTGCACTAG
- the LOC119320173 gene encoding FGGY carbohydrate kinase domain-containing protein-like isoform X1: MSRGGVFLGVDVGTGSARAGIFDDKGKLLGSASSPIQIWKERDCVEQSSTDIWHAVCAAVKSACSLVNVAPEDVVSLGFTATCSLVAVGADGSPVSVSWNGDSRRDIIVWMDHRALDQTERINSHSSPVLQFYGGSVSPEMQAPKLLWVKENLQKTWSMVYRWMDLGNWLTYRATGDETRSLSHMEQWRESNPRGMDEVFWAEIGLGDLYEGSQAKIGHSVVFPGHPLGSGLTPTSAKELGLLTGTPVGTSLIDAYAGGLGVMESMPDAELKADMFDEEAICHRMVLVCGTSTCHMVVSKNKLFIPGVWGPFLSAMIPEFWLTECGQSATGALLDYIVQNHAAAPLLANQAASQSMSIYELMNKILLSMAHEQNMPFLSALSQDTNVLPDFHGNRSPVADPKSKGVICGLTLDTSEKHLALLYLATIQGIAYGTRHIVEHCNAHGHKIDTLLACGGLAKNSLYIQEHADITGCPIILPRENENVLLGAAILGGVAAKKFAGVRDAMKALNAAGKVVRPSSDPRVKKYHDAKYKIFRSLYEQQLSHRSTMAQALH; the protein is encoded by the exons ATGTCCCGCGGTGGCGTCTTCCTCGGCGTCGACGTCGGCACCGGCAGCGCTCGTGCAG GAATCTTCGATGACAAGGGTAAGTTGCTGGGGTCAGCAAGCAGCCCTATACAGATATGGAAAGAGAGAGATTGTGTAGAG CAATCGTCAACGGATATCTGGCACGCAGTGTGTGCTGCTGTAAAATCTGCGTGCTCGTTGGTAAATGTTGCTCCCGAGGATGTTGTCAGCCTTGGCTTCACCGCTACTTGCTCCCTTG TTGCTGTGGGTGCTGATGGTTCCCCTGTCTCGGTTTCTTGGAATGGTGATTCAAGAAGGGACATCATCGTGTGGATGGACCATAGGGCTCTCGACCAGACTGAACGAATTAATTCTCACAGTTCACCGGTATTGCAATTTTATGGTGGGAGTGTCTCCCCTGAAATGCAAGCTCCAAAG CTTTTATGGGTAAAGGAAAATCTGCAAAAAACTTGGTCTATGGTATATAGGTGGATGGACCTCGGCAACTGGTTAACATATAG GGCAACTGGTGATGAAACCCGCAGCTTATCACACATGGAACAGTGGAGGGAATCAAATCCACGTGGTATGGATGAAGTCTTTTGGGCAGAAATAGGTTTGGGAGACCTTTATGAAGGGAGCCAGGCAAAAATAG GACACTCCGTTGTGTTTCCTGGTCATCCTCTAGGTTCTGGTTTGACACCTACTTCTGCAAAG GAGTTAGGCTTGCTTACTGGGACTCCTGTTGGAACTTCGCTTATTGATGCTTATGCCGGGGGTCTTGGAGTCATGGAAAGTATGCCAGATGCAGAATTGAAAGCTGACA TGTTTGATGAAGAAGCAATATGCCATCGCATGGTCTTGGTTTGCGGAACATCTACATGCCACATGGTTGTTTCAAAGAATAAGCTATTTATCCCTGGTGTCTGGGGACCGTTTTTGTCTG CGATGATACCTGAGTTTTGGCTCACGGAATGTGGCCAAAGTGCAACTGGTGCTTTACTTGATTACATTGTTCAAAACCATGCTGCGGCTCCCCTTCTGGCTAATCAAGCTGCTTCTCAAA GTATGTCCATTTATGAGTTGATGAACAAGATATTGCTTTCGATGGCACATGAACAGAATATGCCTTTTCTTTCTGCCTTGAGTCAGGACACCAATGTCCTTCCAGATTTTCATGGAAATCG GTCCCCTGTGGCTGATCCAAAATCTAAAGGGGTGATTTGTGGCTTGACACTTGATACAAGTGAAAAACATTTGGCGCTTCTGTACCTAGCAACAATTCAAGGCATTGCTTATGGTACTCGTCATATTGTGGAGCATTGTAATGCTCACGGGCACAAG ATCGACACCCTTCTTGCGTGTGGCGGACTTGCAAAGAACTCCTTGTATATCCAAGAACATGCAGATATCACGG GTTGTCCAATAATACTGCCTAGAGAAAACGAGAATGTGCTTCTGGGTGCTGCtattctgggtggtgttgctgcaaAGAAGTTTGCTGGTGTTCGTGACGCAATGAAAGCACTGAATGCAGCGGGGAAG GTTGTGCGCCCGTCTTCGGATCCTAGGGTGAAGAAATACCATGACGCCAAGTATAAGATATTTAGGTCCCTGTATGAGCAACAGCTCTCCCATCGCTCAACCATGGCGCAGGCATTGCACTAG
- the LOC119326082 gene encoding MEIOTIC F-BOX protein MOF-like, translating into MVEGHEDDRLSKLPDDLLLNIVERLDIADAARTTILSRRWKDVLARLSKVVIRAGSFESKHTTSKKDDIVRSNTTILDATRSILERRAGSLYTIQLLCMQFYLGDESIFIGQTVANSIATQKVASVDFTILTKVRRNCTKDELLTNGRQFMSFFDSCPNTFGCLARLTLENLRLGESAFPKFFSICKQPEFLFLHNCDMGIQSLLEVEHPQLSELVIASGCFKRVHLKWAPKLTILKFSIFRSKDDPFCLGYVPLLQTVSIINTALSWHKMLKLSELLGKTAISNLHLNFRSEKIWVKPEGRRQLLPVFHKLRIVNLLNIPEECDLTWTMFLLQGAPNLKELRIVVRDHLCLMVTGEERKNGAFSEEKDKGLELEPSASDFKHHNLAGLSIYGRFQAEDKLVSYARSIMQAAVNLEDIKLYKSPVCQRCKHMRQEWTLEEKSSLSYKIKEGMPSLVRIHFPSLGEVYF; encoded by the exons ATGGTG GAGGGCCATGAAGATGATAGgctcagcaagttgcctgatgacctTTTGCTCAACATTGTCGAGCGACTTGATATTGCTGACGCCGCACGAACCACCATCCTCTCCAGACGTTGGAAGGACGTCCTTGCTAGACTCTCAAAAGTCGTAATAAGGGCAGGTTCTTTTGAGTCCAAGCATACAACGAGCAAGAAAGATGATATAGTTCGGTCCAACACCACCATTCTGGATGCAACCCGGAGCATACTGGAAAGGAGGGCTGGAAGTCTATACACCATTCAGCTGTTGTGCATGCAATTCTACTTGGGAGATGAGTCCATTTTCATTGGCCAGACTGTTGCCAACAGCATAGCAACACAAAAGGTTGCTTCAGTTGACTTTACAATCTTGACGAAGGTGCGTAGAAATTGTACCAAGGATGAGCTGCTCACAAATGGGAGGCAGTTCATGTCATTCTTTGATTCATGTCCAAACACATTTGGTTGTCTTGCACGCCTCACGCTAGAGAATTTGAGGTTAGGAGAATCGGCGTTCCCCAAATTTTTTAGTATATGCAAGCAACCGGAGTTCCTCTTCCTCCACAATTGTGACATGGGTATTCAGTCTTTGCTGGAAGTGGAACACCCGCAGCTCAGTGAACTAGTGATTGCCAGCGGCTGCTTTAAGAGGGTTCATCTGAAGTGGGCACCAAAGCTCACTATACTGAAATTTAGTATTTTTAGATCAAAAGATGATCCCTTCTGTCTTGGCTATGTCCCACTGCTCCAGACTGTGAGCATCATTAATACTGCTCTCTCTTGGCACAAGATGCTCAAGTTAAGTGAGTTGCTTGGTAAGACTGCCATAAGCAACCTGCATTTGAACTTCAGAAGCGAAAAG ATTTGGGTCAAACCGGAAGGTCGAAGGCAATTGTTACCTGTGTTCCACAAACTTAGGATTGTGAATTTGCTTAACATTCCTGAAGAATGCGATCTGACTTGGACAATGTTCCTACTCCAAGGTGCACCCAACCTTAAGGAACTACGCATCGTG GTGCGGGATCATTTATGTTTAATGGTAacaggggaggagaggaagaatgGTGCATTTAGTGAGGAGAAGGACAAGGGACTGGAGTTGGAACCATCTGCATCTGATTTCAAGCACCACAACCTCGCTGGGCTCAGTATCTATGGGAGGTTTCAAGCAGAAGACAAACTCGTGAGCTATGCCAGGAGCATCATGCAAGCagcagtgaatctggaggacataaagCTATACAAGAGTCCAGTGTGTCAAAGGTGCAAGCACATGCGCCAGGAGTGGACATTGGAGGAGAAGTCATCGCTTAGCTACAAAATAAAAGAGGGGATGCCCTCGCTTGTCCGGATTCACTTCCCGAGTTTAGGGGAAGTctatttttag